The following are from one region of the Stigmatella ashevillena genome:
- a CDS encoding tyrosine recombinase XerC, with product MEPLSPLLEKFRIHLEHEKGSSPHTVRNYLIDLVDFEKYLVGTMKLTLLAGSHAAIRGYLGTLAVDHAPSSRGRRLASIKSFYKYLVRQKLLSASPAKLVKSPKLPKSLPKVLPVDEVFAILEMPSLKTVLGLRDRAILEILYGGGLRISELCGLNLLDVDRSGRIVRVMGKGSKERLCPVNEPSIRALEAYLARRGELLATAHAGQDPEAMFLNYRGGRLTPRSIARHLDTYVVKCALTRKVSPHALRHSFATHLLGGGADVRSIQELLGHASLSTTQRYTHVTVEQLQQVYDAAHPRA from the coding sequence GCGCAACTACCTCATCGATCTGGTCGACTTCGAGAAGTACCTCGTCGGCACGATGAAGCTCACGCTGCTGGCGGGCTCGCATGCGGCGATCCGAGGGTACCTGGGCACGTTGGCGGTGGATCACGCGCCCTCAAGCCGTGGACGGCGGCTGGCGAGCATCAAGTCCTTCTACAAGTACCTGGTGCGCCAGAAGCTTCTCTCGGCCAGTCCGGCGAAGCTGGTGAAGAGTCCGAAGTTGCCCAAGAGCCTGCCCAAGGTGCTCCCGGTGGACGAAGTCTTTGCCATCCTGGAGATGCCCTCGCTCAAGACGGTGCTGGGCCTGAGGGACCGGGCCATCCTGGAGATCCTCTACGGCGGCGGCCTTCGCATCAGCGAGCTGTGCGGACTGAACCTGCTGGACGTGGATCGAAGCGGGCGCATCGTCCGGGTGATGGGCAAGGGCAGCAAGGAGCGCCTGTGCCCGGTCAACGAGCCCTCGATCCGGGCGCTGGAGGCCTACCTGGCGCGGCGCGGGGAGCTGTTGGCCACGGCGCATGCGGGGCAGGACCCGGAGGCGATGTTCCTCAACTACCGGGGCGGACGCCTGACGCCGCGCAGCATCGCCCGGCACCTGGACACCTACGTGGTGAAGTGCGCCCTGACGCGCAAGGTGAGCCCGCACGCGCTGCGCCACTCGTTCGCCACGCACCTGCTGGGGGGAGGCGCGGACGTGCGCAGCATCCAGGAGCTGTTGGGGCACGCCAGCCTGTCCACGACGCAGCGCTATACCCACGTCACCGTGGAGCAACTCCAGCAGGTCTACGACGCGGCCCATCCCCGCGCGTAA